A stretch of Herpetosiphon gulosus DNA encodes these proteins:
- the uvrA gene encoding excinuclease ABC subunit UvrA has translation MAQDKIVIKGAREHNLKNIDIELPRDQLVVLTGVSGSGKSSLAFDTLYAEGQRRYVESLSSYARQFLGQLEKPKVDFIGGLSPAIAIEQKSASKNPRSTVGTVTEIYDYLRVLFARIGVPHCHKCGKAIGSQTAEQMVNRVLELPKGTRFMLLAPMVAARKGEYKDIFDDARSQGFSRVRVDGEIRDLQDEIKLNKKVKHTIDIVVDRLAVPTEDDETFRSRLNDSVETALRTANGTIIIAIPEFAQQTEKSKSKKAKAKAVAAEVNEEELLPEEESSISGMNAAGDIVMSEDYACVDCGISFLELNPQMFSFNAPQGACPECAGLGTRLEVDAELLVPNPNLSLHDGAVTYWGELRKKVGSWGYRALQAIAAHYHFDLDTPWKDLSPQVREILMQGSGSEKVKHVWSEGQSKGEYYRRWEGLGAEIMRRFQQTGVENMREHYQQWMSDQPCHACHGAKLRPESLAVTVGDENVQQICAKTVAQGYAWACGLTGSDAHWVSRDGLDTTVLPLLAAAPTPTKLDGRQLEIAGEVLKEIRERLGFLLNVGLHYLTLDRSAPSLSGGEAQRIRLASQIGAGLMGVMYILDEPSIGLHQRDNRKLIDTLTKLRDLGNTVIVVEHDEDTMKAADWLVDFGPGAGVNGGRVVAEGRPEYISSNGSLTGSYLSGRLKIEVPATRRPAHGHITLRGATHNNLNNLDITIPLGTLVAVTGVSGSGKSSLITETLYPALANLLNRAQLRVGKYDTLEGLEQLDKVIDIDQQPIGRTPRSNPATYVKLFDQIREVFANTPDAKLRGYEPGRFSFNVKGGRCEACQGNGEQKIEMHFLADVWVRCDECKGKRYNRETLQVRYKGKTISDVLDMDVHTALEFFENHPKLKRVLQTLHDVGLDYIKLGQSATTLSGGEAQRVKLAKELARVATGRTIYILDEPTTGLHFADVQNLLRVIQRLVKAGNTVLVIEHSLDVIKTADWIIDLGPEGGTGGGQIIAQGTPEEVALHPTSHTAVFLRALLQIG, from the coding sequence ATGGCGCAGGATAAAATTGTCATCAAGGGCGCACGTGAGCACAATCTTAAAAATATCGACATCGAACTACCACGCGATCAATTGGTTGTGTTGACGGGAGTTTCTGGCTCAGGTAAATCATCGTTAGCCTTTGATACCTTATATGCCGAAGGCCAGCGCCGCTACGTTGAATCGCTTTCCTCGTATGCCCGTCAGTTTTTAGGCCAACTCGAAAAGCCCAAGGTCGATTTTATTGGTGGGCTTTCGCCAGCAATCGCGATCGAACAAAAATCGGCTTCGAAAAATCCGCGCTCAACTGTGGGCACGGTCACCGAAATTTATGATTATTTGCGGGTCTTGTTTGCGCGGATCGGCGTGCCACATTGCCATAAATGTGGTAAAGCAATTGGCTCCCAAACCGCTGAGCAGATGGTTAATCGGGTGCTAGAGTTGCCCAAAGGCACGCGCTTTATGCTTTTAGCGCCGATGGTAGCGGCTCGCAAAGGCGAATACAAAGATATTTTTGACGATGCTCGATCGCAAGGGTTTTCGCGGGTACGGGTCGATGGCGAAATTCGCGATCTGCAAGACGAAATTAAACTCAATAAAAAAGTTAAACACACGATTGATATTGTGGTTGATCGCTTGGCTGTGCCAACCGAGGATGATGAAACCTTTCGTTCACGGCTCAACGATAGTGTGGAAACCGCCCTGCGCACTGCTAATGGCACAATTATTATTGCCATTCCTGAGTTTGCCCAACAAACCGAAAAATCAAAATCGAAAAAAGCCAAGGCTAAAGCGGTTGCCGCCGAAGTTAATGAAGAAGAATTGCTGCCCGAGGAAGAATCAAGCATTAGCGGCATGAATGCTGCTGGCGATATTGTGATGAGCGAGGATTATGCCTGTGTTGATTGTGGTATCTCGTTCCTTGAACTCAACCCACAAATGTTTTCGTTCAATGCGCCGCAAGGGGCTTGCCCAGAATGTGCTGGTTTAGGGACGCGCTTAGAAGTTGATGCAGAACTGCTCGTGCCAAACCCCAATTTATCGTTGCACGATGGGGCGGTAACCTATTGGGGCGAGTTGCGCAAGAAAGTTGGCAGCTGGGGCTATCGTGCTCTGCAAGCTATCGCCGCTCACTATCATTTTGATCTTGATACACCCTGGAAAGACCTCAGCCCACAGGTGCGTGAAATTTTAATGCAAGGCTCGGGCAGTGAAAAAGTGAAGCATGTTTGGAGCGAAGGTCAATCCAAGGGCGAGTATTATCGCCGTTGGGAGGGCTTGGGCGCAGAAATTATGCGGCGCTTCCAACAAACTGGCGTTGAAAATATGCGCGAACACTACCAACAATGGATGAGCGATCAGCCTTGTCATGCTTGCCATGGCGCGAAACTGCGGCCTGAAAGTTTGGCAGTGACAGTTGGTGATGAAAATGTGCAACAAATTTGCGCCAAAACTGTGGCCCAAGGCTATGCGTGGGCCTGTGGTTTAACTGGCAGCGATGCCCACTGGGTAAGCCGCGATGGCTTAGATACCACGGTGTTGCCGCTGTTGGCCGCTGCTCCAACCCCAACCAAACTCGATGGTCGGCAATTGGAGATTGCTGGCGAAGTGCTCAAGGAAATTCGTGAGCGCTTGGGCTTTTTGTTGAATGTCGGCTTGCACTATCTCACGCTTGATCGCTCGGCTCCCTCGCTGTCTGGCGGTGAGGCTCAGCGCATCCGCTTGGCTTCGCAAATTGGGGCAGGTTTGATGGGCGTGATGTATATTCTCGACGAACCATCCATTGGCTTGCATCAACGTGATAATCGCAAATTGATCGATACTTTGACCAAACTACGCGACCTGGGCAACACGGTGATTGTGGTTGAACACGACGAAGATACTATGAAAGCCGCCGATTGGCTGGTTGACTTCGGGCCTGGTGCTGGGGTCAACGGGGGCAGGGTGGTTGCCGAAGGTCGGCCCGAATATATCAGCAGCAATGGCTCGTTGACTGGCAGCTATTTGTCGGGTCGCTTGAAAATTGAAGTACCAGCAACTCGCCGCCCAGCCCATGGCCATATCACCTTGCGTGGTGCAACCCACAACAACCTCAATAACCTTGATATTACGATTCCCTTGGGCACGCTGGTCGCAGTGACTGGGGTGTCTGGCTCAGGCAAATCGTCATTGATTACCGAAACGCTATATCCAGCCTTAGCAAATTTGCTCAATCGTGCCCAACTGCGGGTTGGTAAATACGACACACTCGAAGGTTTAGAGCAACTTGATAAAGTAATTGATATTGATCAGCAGCCGATTGGTCGCACGCCGCGCTCGAATCCTGCAACCTACGTCAAGTTGTTTGATCAGATTCGTGAGGTGTTTGCCAATACGCCTGATGCAAAACTGCGCGGCTATGAGCCAGGTCGCTTCTCGTTCAATGTCAAAGGTGGGCGTTGTGAAGCTTGCCAAGGCAACGGTGAGCAAAAGATCGAAATGCACTTCTTGGCTGATGTTTGGGTGCGCTGTGATGAATGTAAGGGCAAACGTTACAATCGCGAAACCTTGCAAGTGCGCTACAAAGGCAAAACCATCTCCGATGTGCTGGATATGGATGTGCACACCGCGCTTGAATTCTTCGAGAACCACCCCAAACTCAAGCGGGTGCTGCAAACCTTGCACGATGTTGGCTTGGACTACATCAAACTTGGTCAATCGGCCACGACGCTCTCTGGTGGCGAGGCTCAGCGGGTCAAATTGGCCAAAGAATTAGCGCGGGTGGCCACAGGTCGCACAATCTACATTCTCGATGAGCCAACCACAGGCTTGCACTTCGCCGACGTACAAAATCTGTTGCGAGTCATTCAGCGCTTGGTCAAGGCTGGCAACACGGTTTTGGTGATTGAACATAGTCTTGATGTGATCAAAACCGCCGACTGGATTATTGATCTTGGGCCTGAGGGTGGCACTGGTGGCGGCCAGATTATCGCCCAAGGCACACCCGAAGAAGTTGCTTTGCATCCGACCTCACACACAGCGGTATTCTTGCGTGCTTTGCTACAGATTGGCTGA
- a CDS encoding WD40 repeat domain-containing protein yields MKNKFLLFILIILLCVSCATTKSPTAESPTAESPTVEPTPFFMEKRSFYGFNPIWINSSEVIYTNGSTIVRRNINNYSREVYEGHTSDILDISFDNITENILSTSHDKTIKIWNKNNIIKDIANETIMSLIYWSPDGNLFSVTRNYPEHSIVIYNSDGEYIKTLNGHSDKIKCLEWSPNSKFLVSGSTDHIINLWDNKGNNIAKLQEHTNDVNQILWHPNSDRFVSASDDGTAILWDKNGKLITKLTRHTAEITSLSWNNTGSLFATGSKDGTINIWDSNGIFVRSIKTDGDFIFDIAFSPDGKMIASASLQKIAQVWKITGENVATMGSYSDTVYEVSWNPDSKMLLLGIAGGEIFIWEIQSK; encoded by the coding sequence ATGAAGAATAAATTTCTTCTATTTATCCTTATAATTTTACTATGTGTATCCTGCGCCACAACCAAATCTCCAACAGCTGAATCTCCAACAGCTGAATCTCCAACAGTTGAACCAACTCCTTTTTTTATGGAAAAAAGGAGTTTTTATGGATTTAATCCCATATGGATAAATTCATCAGAAGTTATATATACTAACGGATCTACTATTGTTAGAAGAAATATAAATAATTATTCACGAGAAGTTTATGAAGGTCATACAAGTGACATATTAGATATTTCCTTTGACAATATTACTGAAAATATCTTATCAACTTCTCATGATAAAACAATTAAGATATGGAATAAAAATAATATTATCAAAGATATAGCCAATGAAACGATAATGTCTTTGATATATTGGAGTCCCGATGGTAATTTATTTTCTGTCACCAGAAATTATCCTGAACATAGTATTGTAATTTATAATTCTGATGGAGAATATATAAAAACTCTCAATGGTCATTCTGATAAAATAAAGTGCCTTGAATGGAGTCCTAATTCAAAATTTTTAGTTTCCGGATCAACTGATCATATTATAAATCTTTGGGATAATAAAGGAAATAATATAGCAAAGCTTCAAGAACACACAAATGATGTAAATCAGATATTATGGCATCCTAATAGTGATAGATTTGTTTCTGCATCAGATGATGGAACTGCAATATTATGGGATAAAAATGGTAAATTAATTACGAAATTAACTCGTCATACAGCAGAAATTACATCTCTATCATGGAATAATACGGGGAGTTTATTTGCAACTGGCTCAAAGGATGGAACTATAAATATTTGGGATTCAAATGGAATTTTTGTCAGATCAATTAAAACAGATGGCGATTTTATATTTGATATTGCTTTTAGTCCTGATGGTAAAATGATTGCTTCGGCATCTTTACAGAAAATAGCACAGGTTTGGAAGATTACTGGAGAGAATGTAGCTACAATGGGTTCATATAGTGACACCGTATATGAAGTTTCTTGGAATCCTGATAGCAAAATGCTCTTACTAGGTATAGCAGGTGGGGAAATCTTTATTTGGGAAATTCAGTCAAAATAA